GGGAATGTGGTATAGAAATCACCTTGGTAAGTGATGTGACCACTTGAAACCTATTCTCCTACTATCTTGAAATGCCTAATTTTCATATTGAAACTCCTAAATAATTCTAAAGGCCttagaaaattaaaagtatCCAATTGTAAACTGAAAAGAATGTTTTAACAAACTGTTTCACATTTGCTAAATTTGATATTCCATTCTTTGGTTCCATCATTTCATATCTTTACCTGTTTTAATCTCCTTAAATTTCTGTTTCCTACTGAACTTCGTGTTAATAATTAATAAATAGAATTTGTCTTAAATCCGTGAATTCAAGTCCATACTCTGACTAAAGGCCTCATGTAAATTGTTCATTAAATATTtcgatttgaatttgattttgattgtcTGTTTGAAAACCAtcatgaaatttcattattcgaTAGTACAAATCTGGGAAGAGAGTTGTGATCAATCGATGCGATGCtaaattatactttaagttaataaattttaccaaTTCATGCAGATAACATtatcatacatatttttaaacacaaattATGTACTGACCAAAACTGAATAGAAAATGTTATTATAAAACACAAAcccatgaaaaataaaaagaaaaagataaaaaatgtcCAGTAAAGCACGTTTACTTTGTTTACGTTTGTTTCAGGTCAAGTTCTGCGTTTTACTCAAAAACTGAAATGATAGTAAGAAATAACAATCATAATGAAACTGCCAGTTCAAAATGAACTTAACTGTGATTGTATAACATTGACCAAAACCACTTATTAGATCTTATTACATgcatgaaaaatttatactgCATTTGGGAGATACTGTAATTAATACGACAGacagctttcaattttcatggACAAGTAACAACTTAAACATTTGAAATGAATGTTTATCAAAGAAGTATATTTATAATCCCGTTAAATAATTATTagagaaacaaattttaagatcaTTACTTTACATTTTGGCTGTCAGCACTTGTTTTTTAATCGATCGAAGCAACCGAAGCCTGTGACAATGAAATTAACTACtagaaaaaaacatggaaaaatccatttttgaaattttaggctgtcctctcttGTCTACCAAACTTCTGCTAATCAATATTACGGCATCGCTGCCTCAAATAATGCACGATTCAATAAAGTCCTTCTCTTTCTATATAACTTGGATTTTCATCGATATTCTGTTTAGAATGATATTTGTGTATgagaaaaaattgggaaaaccCACGTTCACAATAGCTAACCGAGAGAATGCTGCTCCACACAGTGTGGACCTATTCtaagcaatttgaaaaaaatgcacagCAGCCAATTCGATAGGAAAGTGAAAGTGTTTAAGTTATAAAGGTTAATCAGAAAGATCTCACCGGTTTTTCCTGTCCTTGTTGTTTATGCCGACTACCGCTCTCCGCAATATGACAGCTGTTTTTGTTCGCATTCCCAGTTTCCAGTCACTCGAGTtcttttaaattcaactttaaacGCCAGCTCTTCTTGACAGGGTTAAACGTTAAACTATACTTCAATTTCTTGTAAATTTCACTTTGAATAATTTCTCAAATCTCTTGTATTTCAacgataaagaaaaaaaaaccaaaaaattcagcGCAACCGCAACGAGAATACATAAAAACGCGTCTTCACCCGAGCAAGGCCTACTTGGAACTcaataatgaaatgaaatttctgttttgggtcaactcataaactttgcacgttatctagtcaatttagatttggtggccaacgtttccccacagtttttcaaaatccaaataaaaacacttttttgaaaCAGTCCTTACTCGGGAAAttgatgtatttaaaaaataaaaataaatgccttctgataccttaaaaatgtacaaaacctttcaatttatttttttctttttatctgttataataaagaagttataaagcatagaaaaaaagtggtccatgataccccactctcccctactttaaATGATGAGATTCCTGGCTGTTTTTGAGACGCTAATCTTAACATCTTGATTTTAAAGCCTCGAACAAGTGTTGTAATTTCCGGAATCCAgatttgcataaaaaaattagtatcagaAATTTCACTCATATAAAAAACTGTTCTGGGCTTGTGGAGTGTAAGAAGAGAAATAAGGCTTTAGAATAATGTTAAGAGATAAATTGTGATAGAATAGTTATACCTAATTTTCTTTTGTCTGTATAGAATTGTAGGTTATATCCGTTCTCAAATACACGCATTCTTCATTTTAGTTCCATAGGGCAACCATCTGCGAGCTGGCATTCAAAACCGCGCTTACCATCTTCTGCCTGACAATCGGTTTCATGTTCCTTACGCACAAAAACGACGAAATGACCAATTTGAAAAACTCCATCTACTACCGGTACACGGGCCGAATGGAGCCTTTCTTCAACGGGGTGCCACGAAATGTCGACGGAGCCAAGATCGATTGGCACGACTATGCGTACCAGGAGCGGGAGTCTCAGATTGGCAGTGGTCCTGGTCAAAAGGGGACTGGCGTTAGACTCGAAGACGATGCCGATATCAAGGAGAATGAAAAGCTGTTCACCGAGAATGGGTATTATGCGGTGGTGAGCGACAAAATCGCTCTCAATCGATCCGTTGCCGAGCTAAGACATCCGGAGTGtgtaaaattttgagatttagTTGTGAGTgtggttatttaatttttattctttactAGGTGTCTCAAGAAGAAATATTTGAGGGAACTGCCGATGGCCAGCGTAGTGGTTATCTTTTACAACGAACACTTCAGCACACTTTTGAGAACCATCCATAGCATCCTGAACAGGTCGCCTCCGCATCTGTTGAAGGAGATAATCATGATCAACGATCACAGTACGAAAGAGTTTCTGTGGGATCCATTGGATAAATATGTGAAGGAAAATCTGCAACCCAAAGTAAGACTTGTCCATCTGCCTGAAAGATCTGGACTGATGCGTGCTAGGCTAGCCGGAGCTCGACTGGCCACCGGAGATGTTCTTATAGTTTTGGATTCTCACACCGAAGTCGGTAATAACTGGCTTCCACCGTTATTGGGTAAAAACGAAACATTTATTAGCGTGCTTTGAAATTACATGATCCTTCTTTTTTCAGAACCAATCGCGATGGACTATCGAACGTGCGTTTGTCCCATGATTGATGTTATCGACTATCAAACCTTCGAAATAACTAAACATGACGACGGAAGACGAGGAGTGTTCAATTGGAGATTTATTTATCGACGGATAGGCCTACGTCCAGAAGATCAGATCTCATCGACAGAACCATTCGAGAGTCCCGTCATGGCTGGAGGATTGTTTGctattagtttaaaatttttctgggaACTTGGCGGCTACGATGAAGGCCTAGACATCTGGGGAGCTGAGCAGTATGAGCTCAGTTTCAAAATATGGCAATGTGGAGGTCGCCTGGTCGATGCTCCCTGTTCGAGGGTTGGCCACATTTACCGGGGCTATGCACCTTTCCCGAATCCTAGGGGGAAAGATTTCGTAACCAGAAACCATAAAAGGGTTGCCGAAGTCTGGATGGATGAATATAAACATTTCATCTATCAACGTAACCCTCAATACGATAAAACGGATCCGGGCGATTTGGCCCAGCAGCTAGCTCTTCGAGAAAGATTAAAATGTAAGCCATTCAAGTGGTTTCTGGAGAATGTGGCTCCTGACCTCTTAATAAGATTCCCACCCGTTGAGCCACCGGATTTTGCTTCCGGAGCCGTTCAAAACCTCAACGACACCAAGTTTTGCTTGGACACCTTAAGCCACCGCAATAAGGAACCGATCGGGATCTACCCTTGCCGGGCCAATAAAACCCATCCGGGAGGAAATCAAATGTTTGCTCTAACTCACTACCGGGACATCCGGCATCCGAGTGCCGATCTGTGTTTGGATGCTGCTGAGGTCGGAGGTGAGGTCATCCTGTTCAGGTGCCATGAACTCCAGGGGAACCAAATGTTTCGGTACGATTTGGTAGGTTTTGATTCCTTTTAATTGAAAATCGTGACATcttatattcaatttttaaacaaatttaggaTACCAAATTCATCAGGCATTCCAAGTCGGAATATAATCGATGCTTGGATATTGTCGATAAACGGGTTGTGATAGCGAGGTGCGATAGCCGAAGAAAATCACAACAGTGGACTTGGGGTTTTCTGAACGTGACGAGTTTAAGAAACTGGGAAACGGTTGGAGCAAAACTGAGAgattaaagtttaaataaaaactgatatagcaggaaatttaaaaccttatGATTTTGTTGCGTagtattttaaattatattctaAGGGCAACTGTATCTGTGGTCCAAACAGTCGATATAGATCAAAATTCCCTACAAAGCAATCGGTtggtccaaaactgatgagattttgACCACATTTGAAGCAGTTTGGCAGTTGATGGAACACGAGTGAGTTGATAGTATTTTTACTGGATTGGATCTATTTTTTAGGTCCagttcttgtataaattagacccaagggAAGCCAAGGATACATTTGCTCCTATACAATTTGATGGATTCGATAGTTGGGTATCGATGATTTGTTCTTGGCAAGGTACATCAATTATGAATTGATTAGAAAAGCAGTAAATATTAGTTTATAGTAGGTTGAACACCAATTTATTTTAGTAAGATGGTTACTGTAAGTATTATAAATATTAatacaataatttgaaaaaaaacatgattcatttttctcttgtttattatttattgatttctgTCTTCAACAACTAAATATCAAACAGACTGATGACTTCATTTTAATCTAAAACTATCCATACTACTTACATTCTAAATCAAAGTATTCTTTCTCTTGGTTAAGCAACTTACAAGATACAAACTGattctaaaattaattattttcatagttGACGAATTTTAGAGGCTGGAAACCCCCCGTAAATaactgtcgtgattttacgattctgaTGAATATCAACTAAGAGGTTCACTCAGACACCTCTATCATTCACAaaaatgggtcgattcacgatgacgtaatTCTATTTTAAGGTGACAATTCACAGGTAatgtttgcaaaattttacgaacgagaaatgggatgcggcgaaatttttcgtgtagctgcacggtcaagaaatttaattcAGAACTCATTTtaaggtaaacaaaaaaaatctagtccCAGCCAGTTTTTGGTTACTTTACGGTGTAATCTCCCAggaatgaacagaaagttgaaaattcttaaaaaagttcaagaagaaggtttgttgattgaaataaatcatcatgatttttaaacccTTTTCCAACTCATTTCTTCTGGACCAAcccattttgtattgaatattctGGGACAGCGCAtctacttgaaataaaaaaaatgtttcatatcTAAATGTGGAAGCTGCGTGCCGAACCGAATTTCCGGAAGCTTCTTGTGTATTTTTGCCCGGAAGCTGTAAACAAATGCACATATTTGTACGACGACACTATTCATGGACAGAAGATTCCAATATAGGAAAAAATCTCAGTTAAACGTACTGAAAGAAAAGGATGaactattctaaatttttacgaTATGCTAATTCTGAGTAATGAAAATAACGACGGATAGTTTGAATCCATTAATTCTTATATTTCTGTTTCGAgcaagatgaataaaaaaaatgattgatttttcattatttggtacTAAAAACACctatatttttgacaattacTTTCCTTTCCAAAGCtttttaatctaaaatttgaGCTGAGAACTATTGCTAAACATGTGTGAGTGAGTTTGCTTTATTTCCccagcgtgtagaattggagaataaggaatcaaaacaggaactgtaaagtgtcaaaaacacTGAGGTAAGCCAGTGCGTGAATCATCAGTCatagatcaatgattgactTTGTTTAGTTTGTTATGCCTAGTgatgccaaaatgacaaacgttgccaaagaaatttatttgattttatttacatatcttcagtgtt
This sequence is a window from Uranotaenia lowii strain MFRU-FL chromosome 3, ASM2978415v1, whole genome shotgun sequence. Protein-coding genes within it:
- the LOC129750961 gene encoding N-acetylgalactosaminyltransferase 6-like, whose product is MVCFRRVRYFRHLAYLKFHRATICELAFKTALTIFCLTIGFMFLTHKNDEMTNLKNSIYYRYTGRMEPFFNGVPRNVDGAKIDWHDYAYQERESQIGSGPGQKGTGVRLEDDADIKENEKLFTENGYYAVVSDKIALNRSVAELRHPECLKKKYLRELPMASVVVIFYNEHFSTLLRTIHSILNRSPPHLLKEIIMINDHSTKEFLWDPLDKYVKENLQPKVRLVHLPERSGLMRARLAGARLATGDVLIVLDSHTEVGNNWLPPLLEPIAMDYRTCVCPMIDVIDYQTFEITKHDDGRRGVFNWRFIYRRIGLRPEDQISSTEPFESPVMAGGLFAISLKFFWELGGYDEGLDIWGAEQYELSFKIWQCGGRLVDAPCSRVGHIYRGYAPFPNPRGKDFVTRNHKRVAEVWMDEYKHFIYQRNPQYDKTDPGDLAQQLALRERLKCKPFKWFLENVAPDLLIRFPPVEPPDFASGAVQNLNDTKFCLDTLSHRNKEPIGIYPCRANKTHPGGNQMFALTHYRDIRHPSADLCLDAAEVGGEVILFRCHELQGNQMFRYDLDTKFIRHSKSEYNRCLDIVDKRVVIARCDSRRKSQQWTWGFLNVTSLRNWETVGAKLRD